One Salmo trutta chromosome 12, fSalTru1.1, whole genome shotgun sequence genomic region harbors:
- the LOC115204458 gene encoding sodium/hydrogen exchanger 6, translating into MGLKPNSALKASKTLFVLLSLFTFLLVGSQGENTAMDNVATERRAEESHRQDSANLLIFIMLLTLTILTIWLFKHRRFRFLHETGLAMIYGLLVGVILRFGVHVPRNMNNVTMNCSVNASPATLLVNVSGRFYEYTLKGEVSTVKGHDVQDDEMLRKVTFDPEVFFNILLPPIIFHAGYSLKRRHFFRNLGSILAYAFMGTVISSFVIGLVMYGCVTLMKAVGQLRGDFFFTDCLFFGAIVSATDPVTVLAIFNELKVDVDLYALMFGESVLNDAVAIVLSSSIGAYQPAGDNSHTFDATAMIKSFGVFLGVFSGSLALGVATGVMTALVTKFTKLRDFPLLETALFFLMSWSTFLLAEACEMTGVVAVLFCGMTQAHYTFNNLSPDSQDRTKQLFELLNFLAENFIFSYMGLTLFSFQSHVFNPLFIIGAFIAVFLGRAANIYPLSFLLNLGRKNKIGSNFQHVMMFAGLRGAMTFALSIRDTATYARQMMFSTTLLIVFFTVWVCGGGTTPMLSFMSIRVGVDSDQDSSVIVSDGTQHRNTKHESAWPFRIWYNFDNTYLKPLLTHSGPPLTATLPACCGPLARCLTSTQAYENEGHQHNDDSDELVLNDGNATMYGDVTVSTDASGTRTTNHKHLSASTMGITSEEALDQELAFGEHELVIRGTRLVLPMDDPPEPTVTLPPPPTSPPPFSDPFSDPFSDPRRNRL; encoded by the exons ATGGGACTGAAACCAAATTCTGCTCTAAAGGCGTCGAAGACATTGTTTGTTTTACTTTCTCTGTTTACATTTCTTTTAGTGGGTAGTCAAGGCGAGAATACTGCTATGGACAATGTTGCTACTGAGAGGAGGGCTGAGGAAAGCCATAGACAAGACAGTGCCAACCTTCTTATTTTCATAATGCTCTTAACTCTCACTATTTTAACCATTTGGCTGTTTAAACACCGTCGCTTCAGGTTTCTACACGAAACAGGACTGGCTATGATCTATG GTCTGCTGGTGGGGGTGATCCTTCGTTTTGGGGTTCATGTGCCACGAAATATGAACAATGTGACTATGAACTGCAGTGTGAATGCCAGCCCAGCAACTCTTCTGGTCAACGTCAGCGGACGCTTTTATGAGTACACACTGAAGGGTGAAGTCAGCACCGTCAAGGGGCATGACGTGCAGGATGATGAGATGCTCAGGAAG GTGACCTTTGACCCTGAAGTATTTTTCAACATTTTGCTGCCTCCAATCATCTTCCATGCTGGCTACAGCTTGAAGCGG CGACACTTCTTCAGGAACCTGGGGTCCATCCTTGCCTATGCTTTCATGGGGACAGTCATATCATCTTTTGTCATTGG GCTGGTTATGTATGGCTGTGTGACATTAATGAAGGCGGTTGGGCAGTTGAGAGGGGATTTTTTCTTTACTGACTGCCTCTTTTTTGGTGCCATTGTCTCAGCGACAGACCCAG TGACAGTACTTGCCATATTCAACGAGCTGAAGGTGGATGTGGACCTGTACGCCCTGATGTTTGGAGAGAGTGTACTCAACGACGCTGTGGCCATAGTTCTGTCTTC CTCCATAGGTGCCTATCAGCCAGCCGGGGACAACAGCCACACATTCGACGCAACAGCCATGATCAAGTCTTTTGGTGTGTTCCTCGGGGTCTTCAGTGGATCCCTCGCCCTTGGTGTGGCCACCGGAGTCATGACTGCACTG GTCACCAAGTTCACTAAACTGCGTGATTTCCCCCTGCTGGAGACGGCCCTCTTCTTCCTCATGTCCTGGAGCACTTTCCTGCTGGCCGAGGCCTGTGAAATGACTG GTGTGGTGGCCGTGTTGTTCTGTGGGATGACCCAGGCTCACTACACTTTCAACAACCTTTCTCCTGACTCCCAGGACAGGACCAAACAG CTATTTGAGCTCCTGAACTTTCTGGCGGAGAATTTCATATTTTCCTATATGGGCCTGACACTGTTCTCCTTCCAGTCCCATGTGTTCAACCCCTTGTTCATCATTGGAGCATTT ATTGCAGTATTCCTTGGCAGGGCAGCCAACAtctaccccctctctttcttgctcAATTTGGGCCGTAAAAACAAAATTGGATCTAACTTCCAACATGTTATGATGTTTGCAG GCCTGCGGGGGGCTATGACCTTTGCCCTCTCCATCCGGGACACGGCCACGTACGCCCGGCAGATGATGTTCTCCACCACCCTCCTGATCGTCTTCttcactgtgtgggtgtgtggaggCGGCACCACCCCAATGCTCTCCTTCATGAGTATACG TGTGGGAGTGGACTCGGACCAAGACAGCTCA GTGATTGTTTCGGATGGAACGCAACATAGGAACACCAAACATGAGAGTGCCTGGCCTTTTAGAATATGGTACAATTTCGACAATAC CTACCTGAAACCCCTGTTGACTCACAGCGGCCCACCCCTCACTGccaccctgcctgcctgctgtgGCCCCTTGGCTCGCTGTCTCACCAGCACTCAGGCATATGAG AATGAAGGGCACCAGCACAATGATGACTCTGATGAACTGGTCCTGAATGACGGCAATGCAACCATGTATGGTGATGTCACAGTGAGCACCGATGCATCGGGCACCCGCACCACCAACCATAAACACCTGTCTGCCTCCACCATGGGCATAACCTCGGAGGAGGCCCTGGACCAGGAGCTGGCGTTTGGGGAGCATGAACTGGTCATCAGGGGAACACGTCTGGTCCTGCCCATGGACGACCCCCCTGAACCCACTGTGACCCTgccccctccacccacctcccCCCCGCCTTTCTCAGATCCCTTTTCAGATCCCTTCTCTGATCCCAGACGCAACAGACTCTAG